A window of the Candidatus Microthrix parvicella Bio17-1 genome harbors these coding sequences:
- a CDS encoding glycoside hydrolase family 43 protein, translating into MTITGVVAILLAMWGVAGCGSDADEVVARPGQRRQTDGPAAVAGRAGGERAALRPARGLLRGVPVFNGDFADPYVLRVGDSFFAYSTNTDDANVPILVVEDPLAARYLGDALPKLPEWSDPGFVWAPAVLADVERYVLYYVTRLADTETQCISSAVSAAPSGPFVDDSEGPMVCQRDLGGSIDPSIVTDRDGANWLLFKNDGNCCGLPTSLWSQELAPGGRSLLGDPARLLDARAGWEGELIEGPSMVVTPDDYLLFYSANAWDSERYAIGWATCESVSGPCRRSTADPWMDSTKFARGPGGQEFFGALGDVWMVYHGWEPGDLEVPGAQRRLYLEVVEVADGEPRRVGARNSGTLVGAVIGATVLVGGTVLWRWRKRRGRSPGRG; encoded by the coding sequence ATGACGATCACAGGGGTGGTTGCCATCCTGCTCGCCATGTGGGGTGTGGCCGGATGTGGCTCCGACGCCGACGAGGTCGTGGCGCGGCCCGGGCAACGCCGTCAGACGGACGGCCCAGCGGCGGTTGCCGGGCGGGCGGGGGGCGAGCGGGCCGCCTTGAGACCGGCCCGCGGCCTGCTCCGCGGCGTTCCGGTATTCAACGGTGACTTCGCTGACCCGTACGTGTTGCGGGTGGGCGATTCCTTCTTTGCGTACAGCACCAACACCGACGACGCGAACGTCCCGATTCTGGTGGTGGAGGACCCCCTCGCAGCGCGGTATCTCGGCGATGCGCTCCCCAAGCTTCCGGAATGGTCCGACCCTGGGTTCGTTTGGGCGCCGGCGGTTCTGGCCGACGTTGAGCGCTATGTCCTCTACTACGTGACGCGTCTTGCCGATACCGAAACGCAGTGCATCTCCAGCGCTGTTTCGGCGGCTCCCTCCGGTCCGTTTGTGGACGACTCGGAGGGGCCCATGGTGTGCCAACGGGACTTGGGCGGGTCGATCGACCCGAGCATCGTCACCGATCGGGATGGGGCGAACTGGCTGCTGTTCAAGAACGATGGCAACTGTTGCGGACTCCCCACGTCGCTCTGGTCCCAGGAACTGGCCCCCGGCGGCCGGTCGCTGCTTGGCGATCCTGCGCGACTGCTCGATGCTCGGGCGGGCTGGGAGGGTGAACTGATCGAAGGACCATCAATGGTGGTGACTCCGGACGACTACCTGCTGTTCTATTCGGCCAACGCCTGGGACAGCGAGCGTTACGCGATTGGCTGGGCGACGTGTGAGTCCGTCTCCGGCCCGTGCCGGCGATCGACGGCGGACCCGTGGATGGACTCCACAAAGTTCGCCCGCGGGCCGGGAGGCCAGGAGTTCTTCGGGGCGCTTGGCGACGTGTGGATGGTGTACCACGGCTGGGAGCCGGGAGACCTCGAAGTGCCTGGGGCGCAGCGCCGTTTATACCTCGAGGTCGTTGAGGTCGCCGACGGTGAACCCCGCCGCGTTGGTGCCCGCAACTCCGGCACTCTTGTTGGGGCGGTCATCGGCGCCACGGTCCTGGTTGGCGGCACGGTTCTCTGGCGGTGGCGGAAGCGACGCGGCCGGTCGCCAGGCCGGGGGTAG
- a CDS encoding YczE/YyaS/YitT family protein gives MERLVRCVFGLFLFAVGITLLIRAKLGAAPWDVFHTGVSELTGIGVGTVIVITGVVLLLLWIPLRVRPGLGTVLNAVLIGAFVDMMMPIVPDLDLLLPRVLMMLGGVVTIAIGSGFYIGAGLGPGPRDGLMTGLSGLRLAGRPISIRVARTSVEVAALAIGVALGGAIGVGTAVFALGIGPLVQVFLPPLTMPERSGLA, from the coding sequence ATGGAACGGCTTGTTCGCTGCGTGTTTGGACTGTTCTTGTTCGCCGTGGGAATCACGCTGCTGATTCGGGCCAAGCTTGGAGCCGCCCCCTGGGATGTCTTCCACACGGGCGTTAGCGAACTCACCGGCATCGGCGTTGGAACGGTCATCGTGATCACCGGCGTAGTGCTGCTGTTGTTGTGGATCCCCCTGCGGGTCAGGCCTGGTCTTGGAACGGTCCTGAACGCAGTGCTCATTGGTGCCTTCGTCGACATGATGATGCCGATCGTGCCCGACCTCGATCTGCTACTGCCGCGGGTGCTGATGATGCTCGGGGGAGTGGTCACGATCGCCATCGGGTCCGGCTTTTACATCGGAGCCGGTCTGGGACCTGGGCCACGTGATGGGTTGATGACGGGGCTCTCTGGTCTCAGGCTTGCAGGACGACCGATCTCAATTCGGGTTGCACGGACGTCCGTCGAGGTCGCCGCTTTGGCGATCGGCGTGGCGCTCGGGGGAGCGATCGGCGTGGGCACAGCGGTCTTTGCCTTGGGGATCGGTCCGTTGGTCCAGGTGTTCCTCCCGCCACTCACCATGCCGGAGCGGTCGGGCTTGGCATGA